A window of the Sabethes cyaneus chromosome 1, idSabCyanKW18_F2, whole genome shotgun sequence genome harbors these coding sequences:
- the LOC128745681 gene encoding rab11 family-interacting protein 5 isoform X1, with amino-acid sequence MWSPTHIQVTVQRAKGLLIKGKHGTNNCFVIIALGKDKYQTSVKEKAPDAVEWHEECELQIPTQGNRAELVLTALHHNTLGIDEFLGQVILPLNEMDVYERPRSRWFKMQSKPGKEKKKERGELEVRIAFTVKAGSLTDLSKKEKNKSSISNLASNVGGSLLSIGAIEKRKGLKKFAKSLGSKVHISGIGKKKHKDAEGGGPDDASFTGSYSSIGTPSGLTSRQSRQTFGDADPGVISEDEDEFVFDNLSHKSSGSSLNMRAAHGVAALKSTTQSSSSTPDEMRKQKSMTLPPSKPPRLLSEHEHETAAVTKVDEWEQKLYGKHLDIGSTDSLKRRSWENSRVMLAVQQEEEEDRANSRNVPKEPATVAAPVSVTAPTSPLLADKGHTEDNAANDKPRPLPRAGSQDIGKVNEKLVLDNPTITTSNSRKSINHPSPKQEKDSNSFTRKLKHFIKDHRAESMENLSTAAGKKQLNGTKQQTFKPHQQHERIIIGGENGHLGAGDLLPMVARQSKLVTEVSPELVAKYEGKTREDMMKIAHNLENEVHYQKQKVKELEDYLDSLLLKVMECHPKILQNPYQKGHPTKSFASVLLRD; translated from the exons TCCAACGCGCCAAAGGTCTGCTGATCAAGGGTAAACATGGCACAAACAACTGCTTCGTCATCATCGCCCTTGGCAAGGACAAATACCAGACCTCGGTCAAGGAGAAGGCCCCGGATGCGGTAGAATGGCACGAGGAGTGCGAATT gCAAATCCCAACGCAGGGCAATCGAGCGGAGCTCGTGCTAACGGCCCTGCACCACAACACGCTGGGAATCGACGAGTTTCTCGGTCAGGTCATACTGCCGCTCAACGAGATGGACGTGTACGAGCGGCCCCGGTCACGGTGGTTCAAGATGCAGAGCAAACCCGGCaaggagaaaaagaaagaacgCGGCGAGCTGGAGGTTCGGATAGCATTCACCGTGAAGGCAGGTTCGCTGACGGACCTCAGCAAAAAGGAGAAGAACAAAAGCTCCATCAGCAATCTGGCTTCGAACGTCGGTGGGTCACTGCTCAGCATCGGGGCCATTGAAAAGCGCAAAGGTTTGAAAAAGTTTGCCAAATCGCTCGGCTCGAAAGTGCACATCAGCGGGATCGGGAAGAAAAAACACAAGGACGCCGAAGGCGGCGGTCCGGATGATGCATCGTTTACCGGGAGCTATTCCAGTATCGGCACTCCGAGTGGACTTACGTCGAGACAATCGCGGCAAACGTTCGGCGATGCCGATCCGGGGGTGATCAGCGAGGACGAAGATGAGTTCGTGTTCGACAATCTGTCCCACAAAAGTTCGGGCAGTTCGTTGAACATGCGCGCAGCGCATGGCGTGGCTGCACTGAAATCGACTACGCAATCGAGCTCCTCCACGCCGGACGAAATGAGGAAACAAAAATCGATGACTCTTCCACCGTCGAAACCACCGCGGCTGCTTTCCGAACACGAACACGAAACGGCGGCGGTAACGAAAGTCGATGAATGGGAGCAAAAACTGTACGGCAAACATCTCGACATAGGCAGCACAGATTCCCTCAAGCGAAGATCATGGGAAAACTCACGGGTCATGCTGGCGGTTCAACAGGAAGAGGAAGAAGATCGGGCAAACAGCAGGAATGTTCCGAAGGAACCAGCCACGGTCGCGGCACCAGTTTCGGTAACGGCACCTACCTCACCTCTGCTGGCAGACAAGGGTCACACGGAGGACAACGCAGCGAACGACAAACCCCGGCCACTGCCTCGCGCCGGTTCGCAAGACATCGGAAAGGTCAACGAAAAGTTGGTCCTAGACAATCCGACAATCACCACCAGCAACAGTCGCAAATCGATCAATCATCCTTCGCCGAAACAGGAAAAGGACAGCAACTCATTCACCAGGAAGCTGAAGCATTTCATCAAAGACCATCGAGCGGAATCGATGGAAAACTTATCCACCGCCGCGGGTAAAAAGCAGCTAAACGGAACCAAACAGCAAACGTTCAAGCCGCACCAGCAGCACGAACGGATCATTATCGGGGGAGAAAATGGTCACCTGGGAGCGGGCGACCTTCTGCCGATGGTCGCCCGGCAGAGCAAACTAGTGACCGAGGTTTCACCGGAGCTGGTTGCCAAGTACGAGGGCAAAACGCGCGAAGACATGATGAAGATTGCGCACAATCTGGAAAACGAGGTCCACTACCAGAAGCAAAAGGTGAAGGAACTGGAGGACTATCTGGACAGTTTGCTGCTAAAGGTTATGGAGTGTCACCCGAAGATTCTGCAGAATCCGTACCAGAAGGGTCATCCTACCAAGAG CTTTGCGTCTGTTTTGCTGCGTGATTAA
- the LOC128742423 gene encoding zinc finger protein 613-like: MDFYASICRLCEATPKMTDKWSDLFAARNEKLIEKIESICNFKINKKDKLPKRICEQCRINLQQACQFKVQCELTDAKLRQEIEFLEENNWNTDEVHPSFDCDYVRQIKREERERRKQSTETNLSEEATGDCPVESVLVKAEQQEDEFSETEKVTELSIDICSTKVEPLLVIEAVTKETDSKDELPSDSDDSNDQDYSGGSDTDSSGKKVSPNRKKSKDKTEPTNTCGACGEQFEKSSEMYAHARAVHGKKRFRCKTCGKCFSRRTRLADHELRHTGVRQFECPHCDKSYVTQQGMKTHVEDAHSENLPYVCDKCGKGFSKATKLRIHYSIHIESRNFMCGVCSKGYKTQTHLNIHMNTHLPQDQKKIRIRRNREKVCVCPFCGKVSTSVGTHTMHIRTHTGDQRYECDICFKRFTSSGSHKKHLRVHSGEKPFVCAYCNKSFRQKHHMTTHIRGVHTNEKPYQCKYCPKAFATRGNMTLHERSHGGPAASAEPTAGHQKPADDGSELDLDGSPSHSSSMMTSTPSPMLNPGVIFAPGVSVQQGGAFFQV, from the exons ATGGATTTCTATGCTAGCATTTGCCGGCTATGCGAGGCCACTCCCAAAATGACGGATAAGTGGTCGGACCTGTTCGCTGCAAGGAACGAGAAGCTGATCGAAAAAATCGAGTCGATCTGTAATTTTAAG ATTAATAAGAAGGATAAACTTCCGAAGAGGATATGTGAGCAGTGTCGGATTAACCTGCAGCAGGCATGCCAGTTCAAAGTGCAGTGTGAACTAACGGACGCAAAGTTGAGGCAGGAAATAGAGTTCCTAGAAGAGAACAACTGGAACACCGACGAAGTTCATCCGTCGTTCGATTGCGACTATGTCCGGCAAATTAAGCGAGAAGAACGCGAGAGACGGAAGCAGTCAACGGAAACGAACCTATCCGAGGAAGCTACCGGTGATTGTCCGGTAGAGTCGGTTCTGGTCAAAGCTGAACAACAAGAAGATGAATTTTCCGAAACGGAGAAAGTAACAGAGCTATCGATTGACATTTGTTCGACAAAAGTTGAACCTCTTCTAGTGATCGAAGCCGTAACCAAGGAAACTGATTCGAAAGATGAACTTCCTTCGGATTCCGATGATTCCAACGATCAGGATTATTCGGGAGGCTCGGATACCGACTCATCGGGTAAAAAGGTTTCGCCTAATCGAAAGAAGAGTAAAGATAAAACCGAGCCAACAAATACTTGTGGGGCCTGCGGAGAACAGTTTGAGAAATCGTCCGAAATGTACGCCCATGCAAGAGCAGTTCATGGCAAAAAGCGTTTCCGGTGCAAAACGTGCGGTAAGTGCTTCTCTCGTCGCACTCGGTTGGCGGACCACGAACTGCGTCACACTGGTGTACGGCAGTTCGAATGCCCCCACTGCGACAAGAGCTACGTCACGCAACAGGGCATGAAAACCCACGTGGAAGATGCTCACAGCGAAAACCTACCGTACGTGTGTGACAAGTGCGGTAAAGGGTTTTCCAAAGCCACAAAGTTACGGATACACTACAGTATACATATCGAATCGAGAAACTTCATGTGTGGTGTGTGTTCCAAGGGCTACAAAACGCAGACCCATCTGAACATTCATATGAACACCCACTTGCCTCAGGATCAGAAGAAGATACGCATCCGACGCAATCGGGAAAAGGTTTGCGTCTGTCCTTTCTGCGGTAAAGTTTCCACCTCGGTGGGCACGCATACGATGCACATTCGAACGCATACCG GTGACCAACGGTACGAGTGCGATATTTGCTTCAAACGGTTTACCTCGTCGGGATCACACAAGAAACATTTGCGTGTCCACTCGGGTGAGAAGCCGTTCGTTTGCGCGTACTGCAATAAGTCTTTCCGTCAAAAGCATCATATGACCACGCACATTCGGGGTGTGCACACCAACGAGAAACCGTACCAGTGTAAATACTGTCCGAAAGCGTTTGCCACTCGTGGAAATATGACACTGCATGAGCGCAGCCATGGAGGCCCAGCAGCGTCGGCTGAGCCAACCGCCGGGCATCAGAAACCCGCTGATGACGGAAGCGAACTGGACCTGGACGGCAGTCCGTCTCATTCGTCATCGATGATGACATCTACGCCTTCGCCGATGTTGAACCCGGGAGTGATATTTGCCCCTGGCGTTTCGGTACAACAAGGCGGAGCCTTTTTTCAAGTTTAA
- the LOC128742431 gene encoding uncharacterized protein LOC128742431 isoform X2, whose amino-acid sequence MAETHSKENQDKSTQRLITTLKTMGTTTQSKDLTEEQKQAFQALMRMAADPSGYQWERRVKQMQFVAARKERSAQLERHNNQQQQHSQPQSEHHTKTKLKHRVAEMRRLGKFPLPPDKTTPKDNARRYGFIPKSERRKHPTDYAKV is encoded by the exons ATGGCAGAGACCCACAGCAAAGAAAACCAAG ACAAATCCACCCAGCGTTTAATCACGACGTTAAAAACGATGGGTACAACCACACAGTCCAAGGACCTTACCGAAGAACAGAAGCAGGCCTTCCAAGCACTGATGCGTATGGCGGCCGACCCGAGCGGGTATCAATGGGAGCGGAGAGTAAAACAAATGCAGTTTGTAGCGGCTCGCAAGGAACGATCGGCACAACTAGAACGACATAacaatcagcagcagcagcattctCAACCGCAATCTGAACATCACACAAAAACCAAATTAAAGCACAGAGTAGCGGAAATGCGAAGGCTTGGGAAGTTTCCACTTCCACCGGACAAAACCACACCGAAGGACAACGCTAGGCGATACGGATTTATTCCGAAATCGGAAAGGAGAAAACACCCGACGGATTATGCGAAAGTTTAA
- the LOC128733119 gene encoding N-acetylgalactosaminyltransferase 7 yields MRVTNIRRGRIARIAVIVLVVLFILYTIATWSGVDHRAVKEAYNSRFTGGRSGAEQDHQQQRDHSNVFPVLIEGLGNFEPKEVERRDGPGEAGKAYILPEDQQNRASDAEMEYGMNIVVSDTISMDRTIRDTRLEECKHWDYPHDLPSTSVIIVFHNEGFSVLMRTVHSVLNRSPKHVLHEVLLVDDYSDKEDLKEKLEKYIEQFDGKVRLIRNVEREGLIRTRSRGAKEATGDVIVYLDAHCEVNTNWLPPLLAPIYRDRTVMTVPVIDGIDHKTFEYRPVYADGHHYRGIFEWGMLYKENEVPRREQKRRKHDSEPYKSPTHAGGLFAINRKFFLEIGAYDPGLLVWGGENFELSFKIWQCGGSIEWVPCSRVGHVYRGFMPYNFGKLANKKKGPLITINYKRVIETWFDEQYKEYFYTREPLARFLDMGDITEQLALKERLQCKSFQWYMDNVAYDVLDKYPALPANLYWGELKNSGTEKCVDALGRQPPAIIGLQHCHGQGHNQLIRLNAAGQLGVGERCIEADGQGIKLAFCRLGTVDGPWQYDETTSTLLHRTYKKCMGYHPQTRTLALMPCDVHNAYQSWKFHSITPRW; encoded by the exons ATGCGAGTGACCAACATTCGTCGTGGGCGTATTGCCCGGATTGCCGTTATCGTGCTGGTGGTACTGTTTATCCTGTACACCATTGCCACCTGGTCCGGAGTGGATCACCGAGCGGTAAAGGAAGCGTACAATTCGCGCTTCACCGGTGGCCGTTCCGGCGCGGAGCAGGACCACCAGCAGCAACGGGATCACAGCAACGTTTTTCCGGTGCTGATCGAGG GTCTGGGTAATTTTGAACCGAAGGAGGTGGAACGTCGCGATGGGCCCGGTGAGGCTGGTAAAGCTTACATTCTTCCGGAGGATCAGCAGAATAGGGCTTCCGATGCGGAAATGGAATACGGTATGAACATCGTCGTTTCGGATACGATTTCCATGGATCGGACGATTCGGGATACTCGGTTGGAAGAGTGCAAACATTGGGATTATCCGCACGATCTGCCCAGCACCAGTGTGATTATTGTGTTCCACAATGAGGGCTTCTCGGTGCTGATGAGAACGGTTCATTCGGTGCTGAACCGGTCGCCGAAGCATGTTCTGCACGAAGTTCTGCTGGTGGATGACTACTCGGACAAGGAGGATTTGAAGGAAAAGCTGGAGAAATATATCGAACAGTTTGACGGGAAAGTTCGACTGATTCGGAACGTCGAACGGGAGGGTCTCATCCGCACCAGGTCGCGAGGAGCGAAGGAAGCGACCGGTGACGTGATCGTTTATTTGGATGCCCACTGTGAGGTCAACACCAACTGGTTGCCACCGCTGCTGGCTCCGATTTATCGGGACCGAACTGTAATGACTGTTCCGGTTATCGATGGAATCGATCATAAAACGTTCGAATACCGGCCAGTTTACGCCGATGGTCATCACTACCG GGGCATTTTCGAGTGGGGAATGCTGTACAAGGAGAATGAAGTGCCACGGAGGGAACAGAAACGCCGCAAGCACGACAGCGAACCGTACAAGAGCCCAACGCATGCGGGTGGTCTTTTCGCAATCAATCGGAAATTCTTCCTGGAGATTGGAGCTTACGATCCGGGACTGCTAGTGTGGGGTGGTGAAAACTTTGAGCTGAGTTTCAAGATTTGGCAGTGCGGTGGAAGTATCGAGTGGGTTCCCTGTTCCCGTGTCGGCCACGTCTACCGTGGCTTCATGCCGTACAACTTTGGCAAATTAGCGAACAAGAAAAAGGGTCCACTAATTACGATCAACTACAAACGAGTAATCGAAACGTGGTTCGACGAGCAATACAAGGAATACTTCTACACCCGGGAACCGTTGGCTCGATTCTTAGACATGGGAGACATTACCGAGCAGTTGGCACTGAAGGAACGGCTCCAATGCAAGAGCTTCCAGTGGTACATGGACAACGTGGCGTACGACGTACTGGACAAGTATCCCGCCCTGCCGGCCAATCTCTACTGGGGAGAGTTGAAAAATTCCGGCACGGAAAAGTGTGTGGATGCTCTCGGACGCCAACCACCGGCCATCATTGGGCTGCAGCACTGCCACGGCCAGGGGCACAATCAGCTGATTCGACTGAACGCTGCCGGCCAGCTGGGTGTAGGCGAACGGTGTATCGAAGCCGACGGTCAAGGCATAAAGCTTGCCTTCTGCCGACTGGGAACGGTCGATGGACCATGGCAGTATGACGAAACCACTTCCACGCTGCTGCATAGAACCTACAAAAAGTGCATGGGTTACCACCCGCAAACGAGAACGCTAGCCCTGATGCCCTGCGACGTACATAACGCTTACCAATCATGGAAGTTCCACAGTATTACTCCTCGCTGGTAG
- the LOC128745681 gene encoding rab11 family-interacting protein 5 isoform X2, whose product MWSPTHIQVTVQRAKGLLIKGKHGTNNCFVIIALGKDKYQTSVKEKAPDAVEWHEECELQIPTQGNRAELVLTALHHNTLGIDEFLGQVILPLNEMDVYERPRSRWFKMQSKPGKEKKKERGELEVRIAFTVKAGSLTDLSKKEKNKSSISNLASNVGGSLLSIGAIEKRKGLKKFAKSLGSKVHISGIGKKKHKDAEGGGPDDASFTGSYSSIGTPSGLTSRQSRQTFGDADPGVISEDEDEFVFDNLSHKSSGSSLNMRAAHGVAALKSTTQSSSSTPDEMRKQKSMTLPPSKPPRLLSEHEHETAAVTKVDEWEQKLYGKHLDIGSTDSLKRRSWENSRVMLAVQQEEEEDRANSRNVPKEPATVAAPVSVTAPTSPLLADKGHTEDNAANDKPRPLPRAGSQDIGKVNEKLVLDNPTITTSNSRKSINHPSPKQEKDSNSFTRKLKHFIKDHRAESMENLSTAAGKKQLNGTKQQTFKPHQQHERIIIGGENGHLGAGDLLPMVARQSKLVTEVSPELVAKYEGKTREDMMKIAHNLENEVHYQKQKVKELEDYLDSLLLKVMECHPKILQNPYQKGHPTKSG is encoded by the exons TCCAACGCGCCAAAGGTCTGCTGATCAAGGGTAAACATGGCACAAACAACTGCTTCGTCATCATCGCCCTTGGCAAGGACAAATACCAGACCTCGGTCAAGGAGAAGGCCCCGGATGCGGTAGAATGGCACGAGGAGTGCGAATT gCAAATCCCAACGCAGGGCAATCGAGCGGAGCTCGTGCTAACGGCCCTGCACCACAACACGCTGGGAATCGACGAGTTTCTCGGTCAGGTCATACTGCCGCTCAACGAGATGGACGTGTACGAGCGGCCCCGGTCACGGTGGTTCAAGATGCAGAGCAAACCCGGCaaggagaaaaagaaagaacgCGGCGAGCTGGAGGTTCGGATAGCATTCACCGTGAAGGCAGGTTCGCTGACGGACCTCAGCAAAAAGGAGAAGAACAAAAGCTCCATCAGCAATCTGGCTTCGAACGTCGGTGGGTCACTGCTCAGCATCGGGGCCATTGAAAAGCGCAAAGGTTTGAAAAAGTTTGCCAAATCGCTCGGCTCGAAAGTGCACATCAGCGGGATCGGGAAGAAAAAACACAAGGACGCCGAAGGCGGCGGTCCGGATGATGCATCGTTTACCGGGAGCTATTCCAGTATCGGCACTCCGAGTGGACTTACGTCGAGACAATCGCGGCAAACGTTCGGCGATGCCGATCCGGGGGTGATCAGCGAGGACGAAGATGAGTTCGTGTTCGACAATCTGTCCCACAAAAGTTCGGGCAGTTCGTTGAACATGCGCGCAGCGCATGGCGTGGCTGCACTGAAATCGACTACGCAATCGAGCTCCTCCACGCCGGACGAAATGAGGAAACAAAAATCGATGACTCTTCCACCGTCGAAACCACCGCGGCTGCTTTCCGAACACGAACACGAAACGGCGGCGGTAACGAAAGTCGATGAATGGGAGCAAAAACTGTACGGCAAACATCTCGACATAGGCAGCACAGATTCCCTCAAGCGAAGATCATGGGAAAACTCACGGGTCATGCTGGCGGTTCAACAGGAAGAGGAAGAAGATCGGGCAAACAGCAGGAATGTTCCGAAGGAACCAGCCACGGTCGCGGCACCAGTTTCGGTAACGGCACCTACCTCACCTCTGCTGGCAGACAAGGGTCACACGGAGGACAACGCAGCGAACGACAAACCCCGGCCACTGCCTCGCGCCGGTTCGCAAGACATCGGAAAGGTCAACGAAAAGTTGGTCCTAGACAATCCGACAATCACCACCAGCAACAGTCGCAAATCGATCAATCATCCTTCGCCGAAACAGGAAAAGGACAGCAACTCATTCACCAGGAAGCTGAAGCATTTCATCAAAGACCATCGAGCGGAATCGATGGAAAACTTATCCACCGCCGCGGGTAAAAAGCAGCTAAACGGAACCAAACAGCAAACGTTCAAGCCGCACCAGCAGCACGAACGGATCATTATCGGGGGAGAAAATGGTCACCTGGGAGCGGGCGACCTTCTGCCGATGGTCGCCCGGCAGAGCAAACTAGTGACCGAGGTTTCACCGGAGCTGGTTGCCAAGTACGAGGGCAAAACGCGCGAAGACATGATGAAGATTGCGCACAATCTGGAAAACGAGGTCCACTACCAGAAGCAAAAGGTGAAGGAACTGGAGGACTATCTGGACAGTTTGCTGCTAAAGGTTATGGAGTGTCACCCGAAGATTCTGCAGAATCCGTACCAGAAGGGTCATCCTACCAAGAG TGGATGA
- the LOC128743683 gene encoding aurora kinase B yields MAATDRMYALDDLPQLIEGVSSEHVVGVTQFIVSMMSHPAYGQKYRWSKDDFELGCALGRGKFGRVYLAREKHSKFMVAMKVMFKSELVKGRVEKQLLREVEIQSRLKHPHILRLYTWFHDDRRIYLALELASQGELYKHLKASPHGRFNEKRSAKYTYQVADALNYCHANNVIHRDLKPENILLTDDDNVKLADFGWSAHTNSNRRKTMCGTLDYLPPEMVDGKIYDDSVDQWCLGILCYEFLVGCPPFESETTEATYDRIRRLEVDYPRFMSVGAKDLISKLLRKPSSSRITLVDVMKHFWIKENMGN; encoded by the exons ATGGCCGCTACGGATCGTATGTACGCGTTGGACGATCTACCGCAGCTGATCGAGGGCGTCAGCTCGGAGCACGTCGTCGGGGTAACGCAGTTTATCGTCAGTATGATGTCCCATCCGGCCTACGGGCAGAAGTACCGCTGGAGCAAGGATGACTTCGAGCTGGGTTGCGCCCTCGGACGGGGAAAGTTCGGTCGAGTGTATTTGGCACGCGAGAAGCACAGCAAGTTTATGGTGGCTATGAAGGTGATGTTTAAATCGGAACTGGTTAAGGGTCGGGTGGAGAAGCAGCTGCTGCGCGAGGTTGAAATTCAGTCTCGATTGAA GCATCCACATATCCTTCGATTGTACACTTGGTTCCACGACGATAGACGAATCTATTTGGCGCTGGAATTGGCTTCACAGGGCGAACTGTACAAACATTTGAAAGCATCCCCGCACGGACGGTTCAATGAGAAACGTTCGGCGAAATACACTTACCAGGTTGCGGACGCACTCAACTATTGCCACGCAAACAATGTCATCCATCGTGATTTGAAACCGGAGAACATTCTTCTCACCGATGACGATAATGTTAAACTGGCCGATTTCGGTTGGTCTGCCCACACCAATTCGAACCGGCGCAAGACGATGTGCGGAACGCTCGACTATCTGCCCCCGGAGATGGTGGACGGTAAGATCTACGATGATTCGGTGGACCAGTGGTGCCTGGGGATTCTGTGCTACGAGTTTCTGGTCGGCTGTCCGCCGTTCGAGTCGGAAACGACGGAAGCCACGTACGATCGGATTCGGCGGCTCGAGGTGGACTATCCGCGGTTCATGAGCGTCGGCGCAAAGGATTTGATCTCGAAGCTGCTGCGGAAGCCGAGCAGCTCCCGGATTACGCTGGTGGATGTTATGAAGCACTTTTGGATTAAGGAGAATATGGGTAACTGA
- the LOC128742431 gene encoding uncharacterized protein LOC128742431 isoform X1 codes for MAETHSKENQAKMLADKSTQRLITTLKTMGTTTQSKDLTEEQKQAFQALMRMAADPSGYQWERRVKQMQFVAARKERSAQLERHNNQQQQHSQPQSEHHTKTKLKHRVAEMRRLGKFPLPPDKTTPKDNARRYGFIPKSERRKHPTDYAKV; via the exons ATGGCAGAGACCCACAGCAAAGAAAACCAAG CCAAAATGCTTGCAGACAAATCCACCCAGCGTTTAATCACGACGTTAAAAACGATGGGTACAACCACACAGTCCAAGGACCTTACCGAAGAACAGAAGCAGGCCTTCCAAGCACTGATGCGTATGGCGGCCGACCCGAGCGGGTATCAATGGGAGCGGAGAGTAAAACAAATGCAGTTTGTAGCGGCTCGCAAGGAACGATCGGCACAACTAGAACGACATAacaatcagcagcagcagcattctCAACCGCAATCTGAACATCACACAAAAACCAAATTAAAGCACAGAGTAGCGGAAATGCGAAGGCTTGGGAAGTTTCCACTTCCACCGGACAAAACCACACCGAAGGACAACGCTAGGCGATACGGATTTATTCCGAAATCGGAAAGGAGAAAACACCCGACGGATTATGCGAAAGTTTAA